One genomic region from Listeria monocytogenes encodes:
- a CDS encoding PSP1 domain-containing protein — translation MLKIVGVRFKDVGKIYYFSPGELEITENQGVIVENAQGIEFGKTVIEPRYVDEEDVVLPLKKVLRIATEADYKCVAENGDSCQKAFLLCDEKIRERELEMSLVDVDYTFDRNKIIFYFTAEGRVDFRELVKDLASVFRTRIELRQIGVRDEAKLLGGIGPCGRMLCCSTFLGDFEPVSIKMAKDQNLSLNPTKISGLCGRLMCCLKYENDEYEQAKREMPDVGVKVKTPEGAEARVSGINLLSRILQVSLPEEETVIEYELDELRPYNEFLKQPAKS, via the coding sequence TGGAAATCACAGAAAACCAAGGTGTTATCGTTGAAAATGCACAAGGAATTGAATTTGGTAAAACGGTCATTGAACCACGCTACGTGGACGAAGAAGACGTCGTTTTACCACTTAAGAAAGTACTGCGTATCGCAACAGAAGCGGATTATAAATGCGTTGCTGAGAATGGCGACTCTTGTCAGAAAGCCTTTTTACTCTGTGATGAAAAGATCCGCGAGCGCGAACTTGAAATGAGTTTGGTTGATGTGGATTATACATTTGACCGTAATAAAATCATTTTTTACTTTACTGCAGAAGGTCGCGTTGATTTCCGGGAGCTCGTGAAAGATTTAGCATCTGTTTTCCGGACTCGCATCGAACTTCGCCAAATTGGTGTTCGTGATGAAGCGAAATTGCTCGGTGGGATTGGTCCATGTGGTCGTATGCTCTGCTGTTCCACTTTCTTAGGCGATTTCGAACCCGTTTCCATCAAAATGGCGAAAGACCAAAACCTGTCCCTTAACCCGACGAAAATTTCTGGCTTATGTGGACGCTTAATGTGTTGCCTGAAATATGAGAACGATGAATATGAGCAAGCTAAACGTGAAATGCCAGATGTTGGTGTAAAAGTAAAAACTCCAGAAGGCGCAGAAGCACGTGTTTCGGGAATCAACTTGCTTTCTAGAATCTTACAAGTGAGTTTGCCCGAAGAAGAGACGGTTATAGAATACGAATTGGACGAATTACGCCCATACAACGAATTTCTAAAACAACCGGCAAAGTCTTGA
- the yabA gene encoding DNA replication initiation control protein YabA translates to MDKKAIFDSVSNMEEQIGELYQQLGDLKTNLGEMLEENNRLNLENEHLRRRLSLTDEATPEPKAETEAEHGVMAPNRKEAMQQMIELGEGYDNLVQLYKEGFHVCNVHFGSPRGNDEDCLFCLSLLNKK, encoded by the coding sequence TTGGATAAAAAAGCTATTTTTGACTCAGTCAGTAATATGGAGGAGCAAATTGGCGAATTGTATCAGCAACTTGGAGATCTAAAGACAAACTTAGGCGAAATGTTGGAAGAAAATAACCGATTAAACCTTGAAAACGAACATCTGCGACGCAGACTTTCTTTGACCGATGAAGCGACACCGGAACCTAAAGCCGAAACAGAGGCGGAACACGGTGTAATGGCGCCTAATCGTAAGGAAGCAATGCAGCAAATGATTGAACTTGGGGAAGGTTATGACAATCTTGTCCAACTTTACAAGGAAGGATTTCATGTTTGCAATGTACATTTCGGCAGCCCGCGTGGTAATGATGAAGATTGTTTATTTTGCTTATCCTTGCTCAATAAAAAATAA
- a CDS encoding tRNA1(Val) (adenine(37)-N6)-methyltransferase yields the protein MEKLKLIGDERLDYLLAENLRIIQSPSVFSFSIDAVLLAKFSYLPVRKGKIIDLCSGNGIIPLLLSTRTEAQIVGVEIQERLADMAKRSISYNQLEEQIEMIEYDLKNITDLIPKERADIVTCNPPYFATPDTSLKNTNEHFRIARHEVMCTLEDTIRVAASLLKQGGKANFVHRPERLLDIIDIMRKYRLEPKRIQFVHPRIDKEANTVLVEGIKDGKPGVKYVPPVIVYDELGEYTPVIKEILYGESE from the coding sequence TTGGAAAAACTCAAATTAATAGGTGATGAAAGACTGGATTATTTATTAGCAGAAAATTTGCGGATTATTCAAAGCCCATCGGTATTTTCTTTCTCGATAGATGCAGTTCTCCTAGCGAAATTCAGTTATTTGCCTGTGCGTAAGGGGAAAATAATTGATTTATGTAGCGGGAATGGGATTATCCCTTTATTACTTAGCACGCGAACTGAAGCGCAAATAGTTGGTGTTGAAATTCAGGAGCGCCTGGCAGATATGGCGAAAAGAAGCATTTCGTATAATCAATTAGAAGAGCAAATTGAAATGATCGAATATGATTTGAAAAATATTACAGATCTTATTCCAAAAGAGCGCGCGGATATTGTCACCTGTAATCCACCTTATTTTGCAACCCCGGATACAAGTTTGAAAAATACCAATGAACATTTTCGGATTGCTCGCCATGAAGTAATGTGCACGTTAGAAGATACTATTCGTGTAGCAGCAAGCCTTTTAAAACAAGGGGGAAAAGCGAATTTTGTTCATCGTCCGGAACGATTACTAGATATCATTGATATAATGAGAAAATATCGCTTAGAGCCGAAACGCATTCAATTCGTTCATCCGCGCATAGATAAAGAAGCGAATACGGTGCTTGTGGAAGGAATTAAAGATGGAAAACCTGGTGTAAAATATGTACCACCTGTTATCGTATATGATGAACTTGGAGAATATACTCCAGTAATTAAGGAGATTTTATATGGCGAAAGCGAGTGA
- a CDS encoding GIY-YIG nuclease family protein gives MAKASEHFFYVLKCSDNSYYGGYTTDVLRREAEHNAGIRCKYTKTRRPVKVIHFEKFETRSEATKAEAAFKKLSRKNKDAYLIQREEESE, from the coding sequence ATGGCGAAAGCGAGTGAACATTTCTTTTATGTGCTAAAATGTAGTGATAATTCATATTATGGTGGCTATACAACTGATGTTCTTCGCCGAGAAGCAGAACACAATGCGGGAATTAGATGTAAATATACAAAAACGCGTCGTCCGGTAAAAGTCATCCATTTTGAAAAATTCGAAACAAGAAGTGAAGCTACAAAAGCAGAAGCTGCGTTCAAAAAATTATCACGTAAAAATAAAGACGCTTATTTAATACAACGGGAGGAGGAGTCCGAGTGA
- the rsmI gene encoding 16S rRNA (cytidine(1402)-2'-O)-methyltransferase, whose protein sequence is MIKSQKSFSGTSQGALYLVPTPIGNLEDMTFRAIRMLKEADIIAAEDTRNTVKLLNHFEITTRMTSYHQFTKENKEDNIIQRMLGGEVVALVSDAGMPSISDPGYELVQSALDANIPVIPLPGANAALTALIASGLAPQPFYFYGFLPRQNKERTQAIEKLAAREETWILYESPHRLKETLKAIIKITGNDRKIVLCRELTKRFEEFLRGTVEDALNWAMDEEIRGEFCLIIEGNSNPPLAEEQLWWQELDIKTHVSTVMEQENVSSKDAIKTVMKARNLPKREVYSAYHEIK, encoded by the coding sequence GTGATAAAAAGTCAAAAGAGTTTCAGCGGAACCAGCCAAGGGGCATTATATTTAGTGCCGACGCCGATTGGTAATTTAGAAGATATGACTTTTCGTGCAATTCGCATGCTTAAAGAAGCGGATATTATTGCAGCGGAAGATACGCGAAACACCGTGAAACTTTTAAATCATTTTGAAATTACAACCCGAATGACGAGTTATCATCAGTTTACGAAGGAAAATAAAGAAGATAATATTATTCAGCGAATGCTGGGCGGAGAAGTGGTGGCGCTAGTGAGTGATGCTGGGATGCCATCTATTTCTGACCCGGGATACGAACTTGTTCAAAGTGCGTTAGATGCTAATATTCCTGTCATCCCATTACCGGGAGCCAATGCTGCATTAACTGCACTGATTGCATCTGGTCTTGCCCCGCAGCCGTTTTACTTTTACGGATTTCTTCCACGCCAAAACAAAGAGCGTACTCAAGCGATTGAAAAGTTGGCGGCTCGTGAAGAAACGTGGATTTTATATGAATCACCACATCGTTTAAAAGAAACACTAAAAGCAATCATTAAAATCACTGGAAATGATCGGAAAATCGTCCTGTGTCGAGAGCTCACAAAAAGATTTGAAGAATTTTTGCGTGGAACGGTTGAAGATGCGCTGAACTGGGCAATGGACGAAGAAATCCGCGGGGAATTTTGCTTGATTATCGAAGGCAATTCCAACCCACCACTTGCAGAAGAGCAGCTCTGGTGGCAAGAACTCGATATTAAAACGCACGTAAGCACCGTAATGGAACAGGAAAATGTTAGTTCTAAAGATGCAATTAAAACCGTTATGAAAGCGAGAAATTTACCAAAACGAGAAGTTTACTCTGCTTATCATGAAATAAAATAA
- a CDS encoding AbrB/MazE/SpoVT family DNA-binding domain-containing protein → MKSTGMVRKIDELGRVVIPIEIRRTMNLNVKDPLEIFTDEDAIILKKYSAGLVCDVTGEFSVDNKKFVDGKLTLSKEGAAALMEEIKRRFGDTL, encoded by the coding sequence ATGAAATCAACTGGAATGGTAAGAAAAATCGACGAACTTGGTCGTGTGGTTATCCCGATTGAAATAAGAAGGACAATGAACCTAAATGTAAAAGATCCCTTAGAAATTTTTACAGATGAAGATGCGATTATATTGAAGAAGTATTCTGCTGGCTTGGTTTGTGATGTTACCGGAGAATTTTCTGTTGATAATAAGAAATTTGTGGACGGCAAACTGACGCTTAGTAAAGAAGGTGCTGCGGCATTAATGGAAGAAATTAAACGCCGCTTTGGCGATACATTATAA
- a CDS encoding GRP family sugar transporter: MNIVIALIPAVMWGIMPLVVSKIGGKPRQQIIGTTFGALAFAIGVFIFTNPEYTATIIIASFISGAFWSLGQMNQFRAFTQVGVSKTMPLSTGMQLVGTSLFGVFAFHEWGTTSKLVLGFSALALIIFGIFLTSYQQHKDENSGQNMKKGIITLLISSVGYVGYVVITRWFDISGWDAILPQAIGMVVAGLLFSIKSEEKRFTKQTWLNMIPGVMWATGNLALLFSNKLVGIATGFSLSQMGVVISTIGGILFLGEKKTKKELILVIIGVVLVIIGGTMIGIAKS; the protein is encoded by the coding sequence ATGAACATAGTTATAGCATTAATTCCGGCAGTGATGTGGGGGATTATGCCATTAGTTGTTTCGAAAATTGGTGGTAAGCCGAGGCAACAAATTATTGGTACAACGTTCGGGGCATTAGCGTTCGCAATCGGAGTTTTTATTTTTACAAATCCAGAATATACGGCAACCATTATTATTGCTAGTTTTATCTCTGGGGCATTTTGGAGCTTAGGTCAAATGAATCAGTTCCGCGCATTTACACAAGTAGGCGTATCAAAAACAATGCCACTTTCAACCGGAATGCAGTTAGTAGGTACATCGCTTTTTGGTGTATTCGCCTTTCATGAATGGGGTACAACTTCCAAACTAGTATTAGGATTTTCCGCATTAGCGCTAATTATTTTCGGGATATTTTTAACAAGTTATCAACAACATAAAGACGAAAATTCCGGTCAAAATATGAAAAAAGGAATTATCACTTTACTTATTTCTTCAGTAGGTTATGTAGGTTATGTCGTCATCACTCGTTGGTTTGATATTAGTGGGTGGGACGCGATTTTACCTCAAGCAATTGGGATGGTAGTCGCAGGATTATTATTTTCTATTAAGTCTGAAGAAAAACGTTTTACAAAGCAAACGTGGTTAAATATGATTCCAGGGGTGATGTGGGCTACTGGTAACTTGGCTCTACTATTCTCAAATAAATTGGTTGGAATCGCCACAGGTTTTTCGCTCTCACAAATGGGCGTTGTCATTTCAACAATTGGAGGAATTCTTTTCTTAGGAGAGAAAAAAACCAAGAAAGAACTTATTTTGGTCATTATCGGAGTAGTCTTAGTAATTATCGGTGGCACGATGATTGGAATTGCAAAAAGCTAA
- a CDS encoding DUF1214 domain-containing protein, whose product MIMNANLEVNAELVKESYVYLLSRYLVLRQENFDTKEDKIPYNTLKHNSVSPADANFVNPNFDVVYSEAWIAVDDEHAVVLEVPEIKNRYYTVQLLDGWGEVVTNINERNFPEHPHGKFAFVKKGTNPSIPSDAIKIELPSEKVKVLLRVEQKDDPEGAVKLQKAFKFDAPDNIKIKEPLEIPHFTNAEFLLEEIYSNLEELLATYPDKMPKAAEFQDKARKVAAYIELGDDQKAEVRNLIVKEALPYFTNGAKGFGTQKGGWSVTYVAGAFENDILARAIINYGGIWANSIQEALYFIGQKGTDDELLTGDKIYKIHFPADELPAELANAFWSVTLYSVPDYHVIPNELNKFCINNYTGPKLSEDGSLTLYIASEKPADVDPGNWLPSKAGKEFSLNFRLYVPKKEVLEGKVFLPPLEVF is encoded by the coding sequence TTGATAATGAATGCGAATTTAGAAGTAAATGCTGAGCTTGTAAAAGAATCCTATGTTTATTTATTGTCGCGATATCTCGTTTTACGCCAAGAAAATTTTGATACAAAAGAAGATAAAATTCCATATAACACACTAAAGCATAATTCGGTTTCTCCAGCAGATGCGAATTTTGTAAATCCAAACTTTGATGTGGTTTATTCTGAAGCTTGGATAGCCGTAGACGACGAACATGCTGTTGTTTTAGAAGTACCAGAAATAAAAAATCGCTACTACACGGTTCAACTTTTAGATGGTTGGGGTGAAGTAGTAACTAATATCAACGAACGTAATTTTCCAGAGCATCCACATGGAAAATTTGCTTTCGTTAAAAAAGGAACAAACCCTTCCATTCCAAGTGATGCTATAAAAATTGAATTACCATCTGAAAAAGTGAAAGTGCTACTTCGCGTAGAACAAAAAGACGACCCAGAAGGCGCAGTAAAACTTCAAAAAGCATTCAAATTCGACGCACCAGATAATATAAAAATCAAAGAACCGTTAGAAATACCGCATTTCACTAATGCAGAGTTCCTCTTAGAAGAAATTTATTCCAATTTAGAAGAACTGCTGGCAACTTATCCAGATAAAATGCCAAAAGCAGCTGAGTTTCAAGATAAAGCAAGAAAAGTTGCAGCTTATATCGAACTTGGTGATGACCAAAAAGCTGAGGTTAGAAACTTAATTGTGAAAGAAGCGCTTCCATATTTTACTAATGGGGCAAAAGGATTTGGCACGCAAAAAGGTGGATGGTCTGTTACTTACGTAGCTGGTGCTTTCGAAAACGACATTTTAGCTCGAGCAATTATTAATTACGGTGGTATTTGGGCAAACTCTATCCAAGAAGCTCTATATTTCATCGGTCAAAAAGGTACGGATGATGAATTGCTAACTGGAGATAAAATTTATAAAATCCATTTCCCAGCAGACGAACTTCCAGCAGAACTTGCAAATGCTTTTTGGTCCGTTACCTTATATAGTGTTCCGGATTATCATGTTATCCCGAACGAATTAAATAAGTTCTGCATCAATAATTACACAGGTCCAAAACTAAGTGAAGATGGCAGCTTGACTCTTTACATTGCGTCTGAAAAACCGGCAGATGTAGATCCAGGGAACTGGCTACCAAGTAAAGCTGGGAAAGAATTCTCACTAAACTTCCGACTATATGTTCCGAAAAAAGAAGTATTAGAAGGGAAAGTATTCTTACCACCACTTGAAGTCTTTTAA
- a CDS encoding lmo0171 family class 1 internalin yields MRKIPVVVSLALCFSLVSPSLYASADTITADQITKEATTDTTEPTTIDQPSRMDNSQTAPQKMTASSSEEAATTNSTEEENTPKNNLKSTSENSKTYAELFPDVNLAKIIAKNISGTEDINAEVSEAELQTITNLVATNQNITSLTGIEHLTALENINVNNNELRTIDSLFNMPTLKSISANNNKITGNFSLVKTLPELHTLEVLGNAITELDIENQPNLVTLSADELELKKLTLKNLSQLNGLGRIASSISIDWGDLESVTLMNLPEIISVDISGNYLDSDDIHLENLPAVKNLDISSNELTRLPKINDFPLLTTINVRSNKIDRLESSKLVDVPKLATLNADKQAVTLSKTIAAGNFTIPNNVENLAGQMVTPKIISNKGTYSDQSIAWASGELSGLSKVSYTFDEVINSPAIAGKYTGTVNQPIEVKAVPVIVADKSVSYAPVNAKDEATFLQDIRASASENAQITSDYSEVVDFATPGDYTVTLHAKNEFDLKADPVTVVVHINDIQKPQVAVNSNDISFEVGTELTSEVLLAKSGAVVTDLYDEAIKMEVDLSEVDSSKLGTYEATIIAKSKSGASSDPIKLSVKIVDTEKPIIQINNPEIIIEKGSELTEGQIIDQVGITATDNYDQDLNIHMDLSKVDTSKPGSYEVTIYTEDSSGNRSETVTITVKVPEARIGKITIQYMDSENNELAESNTITGEVGETYETLAKEIEGYTLKENPANSSGVFEETRQTIQYIYVKDIINPEFPVYSENNVTPELPSNNNNSVNGSRQTPSKSVKKQSKAYSKINQMPMNLPETGDSTNLLFIFMGVLLLAGLTLSKAKRKNQ; encoded by the coding sequence ATGAGAAAAATACCAGTTGTTGTTTCTCTTGCTTTGTGTTTTAGCCTAGTAAGTCCTAGTTTGTATGCTAGTGCAGATACTATAACTGCGGACCAAATCACTAAGGAAGCAACAACCGACACTACAGAACCTACAACTATTGACCAGCCTAGCAGAATGGACAACTCGCAAACCGCGCCACAGAAAATGACAGCATCATCCAGTGAAGAAGCTGCAACTACTAACTCAACTGAAGAGGAAAATACACCTAAAAATAATTTGAAATCAACTTCTGAAAACAGCAAAACATATGCTGAACTATTTCCGGATGTTAATTTAGCCAAAATAATAGCTAAAAATATTAGTGGAACAGAAGATATTAATGCAGAAGTATCAGAAGCAGAATTACAAACTATTACTAATTTAGTAGCAACAAACCAGAATATTACGAGCTTAACTGGCATAGAGCATTTAACAGCGTTAGAAAATATCAATGTGAATAACAATGAGCTCAGGACAATAGATTCGTTATTTAATATGCCAACCTTAAAATCAATTAGCGCGAATAATAATAAAATAACGGGGAATTTTAGTTTGGTAAAAACTTTGCCGGAATTACACACGTTAGAAGTGCTTGGTAATGCAATTACAGAGTTAGATATTGAAAACCAACCTAACCTAGTAACTTTGTCGGCAGATGAATTAGAATTGAAAAAGCTAACGTTGAAAAATTTATCCCAATTAAACGGACTAGGAAGAATAGCTTCCAGTATTTCTATTGACTGGGGTGATCTAGAGAGCGTCACTTTAATGAATTTACCAGAAATAATAAGCGTAGATATTAGTGGGAATTATTTAGACAGTGATGATATACATTTGGAGAACCTTCCTGCAGTTAAGAACCTGGATATCAGTAGTAATGAACTAACTCGGCTACCGAAAATTAACGATTTTCCGCTTCTGACTACAATTAATGTAAGAAGTAATAAAATAGATAGGCTAGAATCAAGTAAACTAGTCGATGTACCAAAACTTGCGACACTAAATGCGGATAAACAAGCCGTTACGCTTTCAAAAACGATAGCAGCAGGGAACTTTACGATACCGAATAACGTTGAGAACTTAGCGGGACAAATGGTTACACCGAAAATAATTTCCAACAAAGGAACTTACTCTGATCAAAGCATCGCATGGGCAAGCGGAGAACTATCAGGCTTATCAAAAGTTTCTTATACATTTGATGAAGTGATTAATAGTCCGGCAATTGCTGGCAAGTACACTGGAACAGTAAACCAACCAATTGAAGTCAAGGCAGTACCTGTAATTGTAGCGGATAAGAGTGTTTCGTACGCGCCCGTAAATGCAAAAGATGAGGCGACATTTTTACAAGATATTCGTGCGTCTGCTTCGGAAAACGCACAGATTACTAGCGATTATAGCGAGGTAGTCGACTTTGCAACTCCGGGAGATTATACAGTCACGCTACATGCTAAAAATGAGTTTGACTTAAAGGCAGATCCGGTTACCGTTGTCGTGCATATTAATGATATTCAAAAACCACAAGTCGCGGTTAACTCGAACGATATTTCATTTGAAGTAGGAACAGAATTAACTAGTGAAGTGCTTCTTGCTAAATCTGGCGCGGTAGTTACGGATCTATACGACGAAGCAATTAAGATGGAAGTTGACTTGTCCGAAGTGGATTCAAGCAAACTTGGAACGTATGAAGCGACGATAATAGCAAAAAGCAAAAGTGGTGCTTCCTCGGATCCAATCAAACTTTCTGTTAAAATAGTCGATACCGAAAAACCTATTATTCAAATTAACAATCCGGAAATAATTATTGAAAAAGGCAGCGAATTAACAGAGGGTCAAATCATTGACCAAGTTGGAATAACTGCAACAGATAATTATGATCAAGATTTAAATATCCACATGGATTTATCTAAAGTAGATACTTCCAAGCCAGGCAGTTATGAAGTAACCATTTATACAGAAGATTCATCTGGTAATCGTTCAGAAACAGTAACGATCACCGTGAAAGTACCAGAAGCTAGAATAGGGAAAATTACTATTCAATATATGGATAGTGAAAACAATGAATTAGCTGAAAGTAATACGATTACTGGCGAAGTTGGTGAAACGTATGAAACACTTGCTAAAGAAATTGAAGGCTATACGCTAAAAGAAAATCCAGCTAATTCAAGTGGGGTTTTTGAAGAAACTAGACAAACGATTCAATATATTTACGTGAAAGATATAATTAACCCAGAATTTCCAGTATACAGCGAAAACAACGTAACACCAGAACTCCCAAGTAACAATAATAACTCGGTCAATGGGTCCAGGCAAACACCAAGTAAATCAGTAAAGAAACAGTCAAAGGCATACTCGAAAATTAATCAAATGCCAATGAATCTTCCAGAAACAGGAGATAGCACAAATTTACTCTTTATTTTTATGGGTGTTCTGTTATTAGCTGGATTAACCCTCTCTAAAGCTAAAAGAAAAAATCAATAA